A genomic region of Miscanthus floridulus cultivar M001 chromosome 3, ASM1932011v1, whole genome shotgun sequence contains the following coding sequences:
- the LOC136544827 gene encoding uncharacterized protein produces the protein MKLVWCPDTASKAYIDGVRAIAGNDASADGSPELVAAMAGGWNAQLIVDAPDTTPPSTSSSRRTPATSLSLAAAARRTGGRYARVDVSPEESDHSGSSSSATEAAMARLEAVDLLVLDARRRDAAAVLRAARPGPRGMVVVRHGIGCVRRRAPAPPWGMAAGTRVVRAAYLPIGAGGVEVLHVGVGKGPSLPTHQHSRRPSGGRGRWIRHVNHRTGEEHVFRRQ, from the coding sequence ATGAAGCTGGTGTGGTGCCCCGACACGGCCTCCAAGGCCTACATCGACGGCGTCCGTGCGATCGCGGGCAACGACGCCTCCGCCGACGGCTCGCCCGAGCtcgtcgccgccatggccggcggctggAACGCCCAGCTCATCGTCGACGCCCCGGACACCACCCCGCCGTCGACGTCTAGCAGCCGCCGCACGCCCGCCACCAGCctctcgctcgccgccgccgcgcgacgCACGGGCGGCCGCTACGCCCGCGTCGACGTCTCTCCGGAAGAGTCCGACCACTCCGGCTCCTCGTCCTCCGCCACAGAGGCCGCCATGGCGCGGCTGGAGGCCGTGGACCTTCTCGTGCTGGACGCGCGGCGCCGGGACGCGGCGGCCGTGCTCAGGGCGGCGAGGCCGGGGCCCAGGGGCATGGTCGTGGTGCGCCACGGCATCGGCTGCGTCCGGCGTCGCGCCCCCGCGCCGCCGTGGGGGATGGCAGCCGGGACCCGGGTCGTGCGCGCCGCCTACCTCCCCATCGGCGCCGGCGGCGTCGAGGTGCTGCACGTCGGGGTCGGCAAGGGCCCCAGCCTGCCGACGCACCAGCACAGCAGGAGGCCCAGCGGCGGACGTGGGCGGTGGATCCGCCACGTCAACCACCGCACCGGCGAGGAGCACGTCTTCCGGCGCCAGTAG